The Elgaria multicarinata webbii isolate HBS135686 ecotype San Diego chromosome 1, rElgMul1.1.pri, whole genome shotgun sequence genome has a window encoding:
- the PSMF1 gene encoding proteasome inhibitor PI31 subunit, translating into MAGLELLYNSVAPDISCPQDALLCYLHWKLITHDYRCLGAGDEPGSGERKSELLPAGWNADKDLYTLRYRLKDDSHDLLLKGIMMDGSIILNVMDPKSQKVADLTLKVTDYIDPEHLADFDKVYQNAEELQAQVVHHIISPFEATKERVSAKEEPKRERNPSPPNPPDHDPLWIPPRQPHGSRQPNWPDPMGPFAVGGDDLDPFGGRRGGMILDPLRSGFRNPAIDPSSGLPSRLPPGSVPPGARFDPFGPPGANRSGPNPDHLPPPNYDDMFM; encoded by the exons atgGCCGGCTTGGAGCTGCTCTACAACTCGGTGGCCCCGGACATCTCGTGCCCGCAGGACGCGCTCCTCTGCTACCTGCACTGGAAGCTCATCACGCACGACTACCGCTGCCTGGGCGCCGGAGACGAG CCAGGCTCCGGAGAGAGGAAGTCGGAATTGCTGCCCGCCGGGTGGAACGCAGACAAAGACCTCTACACTCTGCGCTACAGGCTGAAGGACGACTCCCATGACCTGCTGCTGAAGGGCATCATGATGGACGGCAGCATCATCCTCAACGTGATG gaTCCCAAGTCACAGAAAGTGGCAGATTTGACTTTGAAAGTGACCGACTACATCGACCCGGAACACCTGGCTGATTTTGACAA GGTGTACCAGAATGCAGAGGAGCTGCAGGCGCAAGTGGTCCACCACATCATCTCTCCCTTCGAGGCAACCAAAGAGCGGGTCAGCGCCAAGGAGGAGCCCAAGCGTGAGAGGAACCCCTCCCCGCCCAACCCTCCTGACCACGACCCCCTGTGGATCCCACCTCGGCAGCCCCACGGCAGCCGGCAGCCCAACTG GCCGGATCCCATGGGGCCCTTTGCAGTTGGTGGCGACGATCTGGATCCCTTTGG GGGCCGAAGAGGGGGGATGATCTTGGATCCACTTCGTTCGGGATTTCGGAACCCCGCCATTGACCCCTCTTCAGGACTTCCTAGTAGGCTTCCTCCTGGATCTGTTCCGCCAGGTGCCAGATTTGACCCTTTTGGACCCCCTGGGGCCAACCGCAGTGG ACCCAACCCTGACCATCTTCCCCCACCCAACTACGATGATATGTTTATGTGA